One region of Peribacillus simplex genomic DNA includes:
- the tpiA gene encoding triose-phosphate isomerase has translation MRKPIIAGNWKMNKTLSEATAFLEEVSNLIPKQDLIDTVVCAPALFLDQLVKAAKGTDVKIGAQNMHFEESGAFTGEISPIALADLGVSYVILGHSERREMFNETDEGVNKKAHAAFAHQLTPIVCCGETLEQREAGETNDFVGSQIENGLAGLSEDQLKQTVIAYEPIWAIGTGKSSSAQDANEVCAHIRSVVADKFSNEAAAAIRIQYGGSVKPENIKEYMAQPDIDGALVGGASLKTDSFLQLLEAGHYE, from the coding sequence ATGCGTAAACCGATTATTGCAGGAAACTGGAAAATGAATAAAACACTATCTGAAGCGACTGCCTTTTTAGAAGAAGTGAGCAATCTGATTCCGAAGCAAGATTTAATCGATACGGTTGTATGTGCTCCAGCTTTGTTTCTGGATCAACTGGTTAAAGCAGCAAAAGGAACCGATGTGAAAATCGGGGCGCAGAACATGCACTTTGAAGAAAGTGGTGCTTTCACAGGAGAAATCAGTCCAATCGCTTTAGCTGATCTGGGTGTATCCTATGTAATTCTTGGCCATTCTGAACGCCGGGAAATGTTCAACGAAACGGATGAAGGCGTTAATAAAAAAGCGCATGCCGCTTTTGCACATCAGTTAACCCCTATCGTTTGTTGCGGTGAAACACTTGAGCAAAGGGAAGCGGGCGAAACGAATGATTTCGTTGGAAGCCAGATTGAAAATGGCTTGGCGGGATTATCTGAAGATCAATTAAAACAAACCGTCATTGCCTATGAGCCTATTTGGGCGATTGGAACAGGGAAATCGTCTTCTGCTCAAGATGCAAATGAAGTTTGTGCACATATTCGCTCAGTTGTAGCTGACAAGTTTTCAAATGAAGCGGCTGCAGCCATCCGCATTCAGTACGGTGGCAGTGTAAAACCTGAGAATATTAAAGAGTACATGGCACAGCCTGATATTGACGGTGCGTTGGTAGGCGGGGCAAGCTTGAAAACCGATTCCTTTTTACAA